Genomic window (Candidatus Fokinia cryptica):
AACTTTTGAATGCAAAAGTTGCCTTTTGACTTTTGATAAATCATTGGAAATTTGTTCGATTATTTGAACTTCATTAGTGTCACTTTCGGTCGCTAATTTTTGTAACCTTGCAATAAGATGCTTTACACATTTTTCTTTAGAATATACTAAATCTCCTATAACAGGATGACCATGCTCGCTCATATGTACTCTAATCTGATGCGTGCGCCCTGTTTCTAATTCGCATTCAACAGCACTAAATATATTCGATATATTTCCTAATACTCGGTAATTTGTGACAGCATATTTTCCATTTTCATTCTCAGCATTTTTCATCTTAACATTATTTGAGTTCCTATCTTTCACAATATAACTAGCAATCCTCATTACTGGAGGAATTGGCACTCCATATACAAAGCATATATATCTTCTTCTCATTTCCTTATTTCGTATTTTCTCAGAAATTTTATTATGAAATATTTCTGTTTTAGCAATGAGCATCACTCCACTAGTATCTTTATCTAAACGATGAACTATTCCAGCTCTAAAAGAATCACTAAATGATAATTGCAAACCCACAACACGAGATAATACATCGGTGAGAGTGATAATTCCCGAAGTTCCTGCTCCGTGATGAACTATAAGATTTGGTGGTTTATCTATGGCAAGAAAATGTTCATCTTCATAAAGTAATCGTATATCATATTCAGCAAAAATATCATTCATACTCTTCTTTAAAGTAATAGCATCTGAGATGTGATTTTTTGCCACAAATAAAATTTGTATGATATCGTCTCTTTTAACCTTATGGGATGACTTTACAATAACATTCTCATTACACGATACGAATCCACCCACAATTAGATTTTGCACTGAATTTCTAGAATAGATCGTACCATCGTATGCCGAAATCGTTTTGAGATTACAAAGTATGAATGAGTCTATTCTTAGACCAGCACTATCATTATCCACACATAACTTACATACCGCACTTT
Coding sequences:
- a CDS encoding RluA family pseudouridine synthase, with the translated sequence MNESAVCKLCVDNDSAGLRIDSFILCNLKTISAYDGTIYSRNSVQNLIVGGFVSCNENVIVKSSHKVKRDDIIQILFVAKNHISDAITLKKSMNDIFAEYDIRLLYEDEHFLAIDKPPNLIVHHGAGTSGIITLTDVLSRVVGLQLSFSDSFRAGIVHRLDKDTSGVMLIAKTEIFHNKISEKIRNKEMRRRYICFVYGVPIPPVMRIASYIVKDRNSNNVKMKNAENENGKYAVTNYRVLGNISNIFSAVECELETGRTHQIRVHMSEHGHPVIGDLVYSKEKCVKHLIARLQKLATESDTNEVQIIEQISNDLSKVKRQLLHSKVVSFTHPITEQYFTIEAQLRQDMEVLATYTISPLRK